A region from the Corticium candelabrum chromosome 14, ooCorCand1.1, whole genome shotgun sequence genome encodes:
- the LOC134190114 gene encoding uncharacterized protein LOC134190114 encodes MFQVEDWDGNKEIFQQVAEGLFREFPSYSKKHRSSKKEKLKSGKTRETSSKLGKRKRRKLQSQVDHEDKGKEDDENTLLFEHETRGHLVEEDLLTATKVTKPKSRKIVKLNAADSVQAEHLTKFKQKASAGSSTILIKKRKKVEQVYIASSETSGLNLKQESKFSKNVGEAQSSRRVEELPPAMKGQRKSRLPSQAGERKRKKIKEHDDVNQQEIVKQLTAMSRKHARDGETTEKLANENPAKRALKCTETKRDSSMQETSTLDKSDNSTSLLGARKKLDGAQFRWINEQLYTMDSSRAQELFVSNVQLYEAYHKGYKVQVERWPVNPLQLIIADIKRQSKELIVADFGCGSAELALNIPNKAHSFDLVASNESIVACDMAHVPLKSCSVDISVFCLSLMGTNITDFLLEAHRVLKGSGVLKIAEVVSRFSNQDSFVRGVESLGFTLRQKDDSNVFFVLMDFIKSSSLSPVPTKQMKDNLKLKPCLYKRR; translated from the exons ATGTTTCAAGTGGAAGATTGGGATGGCAATAAAGAGATATTCCAACAAGTTGCTGAGGGATTGTTCAGAGAATTTCCTTCCTACTCAAAGAAACATCGCTCTTCAAAGAaggaaaaattaaaaagtggTAAAACTAGAGAGACCAGCAGCAAACTTGGTAAAAGGAAAAGAAGGAAACTACAATCACAAGTAGATCATGAAGACAAGGGAAAAGAGGATGACGAGAATACTCTATTATTTGAACACGAAACGAGGGGACACTTAGTAGAAGAGGATCTGCTTACAGCTACTAAGGTGACCAAACCGAAGAGCAGGAAAATTGTAAAACTGAATGCTGCTGACAGTGTCCAAGCAGAACATCttacaaaattcaaacaaaagGCTAGCGCTGGCAGCAGCACCATTCTAATCAAAAAGAGGAAAAAGGTCGAGCAGGTATATATAGCAAGCAGTGAGACGAGTGGATTAAATCTGAAGCAAGAGTCAAAGTTTTCTAAAAATGTCGGTGAAGCACAGAGCTCAAGACGTGTGGAGGAATTACCTCCGGCAATGAAGGGGCAGAGAAAGAGTCGACTTCCTAGTCAAGCaggagagagaaagagaaaaaagATAAAGGAACACGACGATGTCAATCAACAAGAAATTGTGAAACAACTGACAGCAATGTCCAGAAAGCATGCAAGAGATGGCGAAACTACTGAAAAATTAGCAAACGAAAATCCCGCAAAAAGGGCATTGAAGTGTACAGAAACAAAGCGAGATTCAAGCATGCAGGAAACTAGTACACTTGACAAATCTGACAACAGCACATCTCTGTTGGGAGCTAGGAAGAAACTGGATGGTGCTCAGTTCCGATGGATTAATGAACAACTATATACGATGGATAGCTCGAGAGCTCAGGAGTTGTTTGTGTCAAATGTGCAGCTTTATGAAGCATATCATAAAGGGTATAAAGTGCAAGTTGAGAGGTGGCCTGTCAATCCTTTGCAACTCATTATTGCAGACATCAAGAGACA GTCTAAGGAACTCATTGTTGCTGACTTCGGTTGTGGTAGTGCTGAACTAGCACTGAACATTCCAAACAAAGCACATTCCTTTGATTTGGTAGCATCAAACGAGTCCATAGTGGCTTGTGATATGGCCCAC GTTCCATTGAAATCTTGTTCAGTTGACATTTCTGTGTTTTGCTTATCACTGATGGGTACCAATATAACTGATTTCCTATTGGAAGCTCATCGAGTCTTGAAAGGAAG TGGTGTCTTGAAGATTGCAGAGGTGGTTAGCCGTTTCTCAAACCAGGACAGCTTTGTGAGAGGAGTTGAGTCGCTTGGGTTTACGCTTCGACAGAag GATGACTCAAACGTTTTCTTTGTTCTGATGGATTTTATCAAGTCATCATCTTTATCACCAGTTCCAACGAAACAGATGAAAGATAATCTAAAACTCAAACCATGCCTATACAAACGTCGGTAG